A stretch of Paenibacillus mucilaginosus 3016 DNA encodes these proteins:
- a CDS encoding helix-turn-helix domain-containing protein, whose amino-acid sequence MLQIENIRRDAGTMPWFEEVEREADSWSFILMGYGKCVYWVQGEKMLLEKGDVLLLPPGVTYYGKSIPSLTHEKYVTTFSSGAGGASPLPLLASDQPLRWRCAAWELLLARAQTMAQEWAEGAPYAGVLCSALLLESLTRLNREYDKGPHTALLHRQGELMTAYLRNHYREKVTKEDLAAVIGRSPGHAAVLFREATGQTISEYTHGLRMKTAVYLLRHSDLTVADIAEQLGYCDPSFFTAPSSVLPACLLRITSRSGKPRFVSPCLFHYPPAAHLPAEFTGS is encoded by the coding sequence ATGCTTCAGATCGAAAATATACGCCGGGACGCCGGAACGATGCCCTGGTTCGAGGAAGTGGAACGGGAGGCCGACTCCTGGTCCTTCATCCTGATGGGCTACGGCAAATGCGTCTACTGGGTGCAGGGGGAGAAAATGCTCCTCGAGAAGGGCGATGTGCTGCTTCTCCCCCCCGGCGTTACCTACTATGGCAAAAGCATTCCGTCCCTCACCCACGAAAAATATGTGACTACCTTCTCGTCCGGAGCAGGCGGCGCCTCACCGCTCCCCCTGCTGGCTTCGGACCAGCCGCTTCGCTGGCGCTGTGCCGCCTGGGAGCTGCTGCTCGCCCGGGCCCAGACGATGGCGCAGGAATGGGCGGAAGGGGCTCCCTACGCCGGCGTCCTCTGCAGCGCGCTGCTTCTTGAGTCGCTCACCCGGCTGAACCGGGAATATGACAAAGGGCCGCACACCGCCCTGCTTCACCGGCAGGGCGAGCTCATGACGGCCTACCTGCGCAACCATTACCGCGAGAAGGTGACCAAGGAGGATCTCGCTGCCGTCATCGGCCGCAGCCCCGGGCATGCCGCCGTGCTGTTCCGCGAAGCGACCGGCCAGACGATCTCCGAATATACGCACGGGCTGCGGATGAAGACCGCCGTCTACCTGCTGCGCCACTCCGACCTGACCGTAGCGGACATCGCGGAGCAGCTCGGCTACTGCGATCCTTCGTTTTTCACCGCACCTTCAAGCGTCTTACCGGCCTGCCTCCTTCGCATTACCTCAAGGAGCGGGAAGCCCCGCTTCGTTAGCCCCTGTCTATTCCATTACCCGCCTGCCGCCCACCTGCCCGCAGAGTTTACCGGATCTTAA
- the pyk gene encoding pyruvate kinase, which translates to MRKTKIICTLGPACDNLEVLKEMIRAGMNVARLNMAHGDLDEQRTRIRRVRQAASELGAAVAVLLDIKGPEVRIGKLKDSSYELKTDGKLTLTTEIIEGTAERISVSYAQLPQDLHPGSRILIDDGLIELRVEEVEGTEIHCRIVNGGVIKPRKGVNLPGVKTSLPGVTERDVQHIHFAAEEDLDIIAVSFVRRAADILEVRELLEQLGAGHIQIISKIENEEGVDELDAILEVSDGLMVARGDLGVEIPVEDVPILQKLMIRKCNQAGKPVITATHMLDSMQVNPRPTRAEASDVANAVLDGTDVLMLSGESAAGKYPVESVQTMAAIAERTEATLPYWDNYVKRAAEQTPNVTEVISQAVVGSSLELNAKAILTPTETGFTARMVSKYRPKAPIVAIAPDERIRRRMSLIWGVTPVLGEPVTSTDAMFLSAVDGGKKSGLVEAGDLVIVSAGVPIGGAGSTNLIKIMNAE; encoded by the coding sequence ATGCGCAAAACCAAGATTATCTGTACACTCGGACCCGCTTGCGACAACCTGGAAGTGCTGAAAGAGATGATCCGGGCGGGCATGAACGTAGCCCGGCTGAACATGGCGCACGGCGATCTGGATGAGCAGCGGACCCGTATCCGCCGGGTGCGGCAGGCGGCGAGTGAACTGGGGGCTGCGGTGGCGGTACTGCTCGACATCAAGGGACCGGAAGTGCGCATCGGCAAGCTGAAGGACAGCTCGTACGAGCTGAAGACGGACGGGAAGCTGACGCTGACGACGGAGATCATCGAAGGAACGGCCGAGCGGATCTCGGTGTCTTACGCGCAGCTGCCACAGGATCTCCATCCGGGCAGCCGCATCCTGATCGATGACGGCCTGATCGAGCTGCGAGTCGAAGAAGTGGAAGGAACGGAGATTCACTGCCGCATCGTGAACGGCGGCGTGATCAAGCCCCGCAAAGGTGTCAACCTGCCGGGCGTAAAGACGTCGCTGCCCGGGGTAACGGAGCGGGACGTGCAGCACATTCATTTTGCAGCGGAAGAGGATCTCGATATTATCGCGGTTTCGTTCGTGCGCAGGGCGGCGGATATTCTGGAAGTGCGCGAGCTGCTGGAGCAGCTTGGTGCCGGTCACATCCAGATTATCTCGAAGATCGAGAACGAGGAAGGCGTGGACGAGCTGGATGCGATCCTGGAGGTGTCCGACGGCCTGATGGTCGCGCGCGGCGATCTCGGGGTCGAGATTCCGGTGGAGGATGTGCCGATCCTGCAGAAGCTCATGATCCGCAAGTGCAACCAGGCCGGCAAGCCGGTCATTACGGCGACGCATATGCTCGACTCCATGCAGGTGAATCCGCGTCCGACACGGGCGGAAGCAAGCGACGTGGCCAACGCGGTGCTCGACGGAACGGATGTGCTCATGCTGTCGGGCGAGAGTGCGGCAGGCAAGTATCCGGTGGAGTCCGTCCAGACGATGGCGGCTATTGCTGAGCGTACCGAAGCGACGCTTCCGTACTGGGACAACTACGTGAAGCGGGCGGCGGAGCAGACGCCGAACGTCACGGAAGTCATCTCACAGGCGGTCGTAGGCTCTTCCCTGGAGCTGAATGCCAAGGCGATCCTGACCCCGACGGAGACCGGCTTCACCGCGCGGATGGTATCCAAGTACCGGCCGAAGGCGCCGATCGTGGCGATCGCTCCCGACGAGCGGATCCGCCGTAGGATGAGCCTCATCTGGGGCGTAACCCCGGTGCTTGGCGAGCCGGTAACGTCCACCGACGCGATGTTCCTCTCCGCCGTGGACGGCGGCAAGAAGAGCGGGCTGGTCGAAGCGGGAGATCTCGTCATCGTCTCCGCAGGGGTGCCGATCGGCGGCGCAGGCTCGACGAACCTGATCAAGATCATGAACGCCGAATAG
- a CDS encoding DUF554 domain-containing protein, producing the protein MTEALWGTGVNAAAIVAGGLAGLLLQRMSDGMRRTVMQGIGLALIALGVSMALKSDQFLLMAACLTLGGITGELAGVEQGLERLGKLLEQAVNALTRRLRRGKDTGSQEGRLAAGFVNATLVFCIGAMAVLGPLDSGLRGDHVVLYTKALLDGFLSIIFASTMGVGVAFSALAVFLYQGVIALAASWIASGLDEVLLGEIIRQVTAVGGVLIVGVGINLLELRRIHVANLLPALVFAALAVPVTGWLTAWWAGLG; encoded by the coding sequence ATGACAGAAGCTTTATGGGGAACAGGGGTAAACGCCGCCGCGATAGTGGCCGGAGGACTGGCCGGACTGCTGCTGCAGCGGATGAGTGACGGCATGCGCCGTACGGTCATGCAGGGGATCGGTCTCGCGCTGATTGCGCTCGGAGTATCAATGGCGCTGAAGTCGGATCAATTTCTGCTCATGGCAGCCTGTTTGACCCTGGGGGGCATTACGGGTGAGCTGGCCGGAGTGGAACAGGGGCTGGAGCGGCTCGGCAAGCTGCTGGAACAGGCAGTGAATGCGCTCACCAGACGGCTCCGGCGGGGGAAGGATACGGGATCGCAGGAAGGCCGGCTGGCCGCCGGCTTCGTCAATGCGACGCTGGTCTTCTGCATCGGGGCGATGGCTGTCCTCGGTCCGCTGGACAGCGGCCTGCGCGGGGATCACGTCGTATTGTATACGAAAGCACTGCTCGACGGATTTTTGTCGATTATCTTTGCTTCGACGATGGGGGTGGGGGTGGCCTTCTCCGCCCTGGCGGTCTTCTTGTATCAAGGTGTGATCGCCTTGGCGGCATCCTGGATCGCCTCTGGGCTGGACGAGGTGCTGCTCGGCGAGATCATTCGTCAGGTGACGGCGGTGGGTGGCGTACTGATCGTCGGCGTGGGCATCAATCTGCTGGAACTGCGCCGGATTCATGTGGCCAATCTGCTGCCGGCTCTCGTCTTTGCAGCGCTTGCTGTTCCGGTGACCGGATGGCTGACGGCCTGGTGGGCGGGACTGGGCTAG
- the serS gene encoding serine--tRNA ligase, with product MLDIHWIRENQTKVQEAARLKGIPLSVEELLACDDRWRGLLQQVEELRRIRNRHSQAIPGWLREGRRAEAEDAKREVRRVNGELARLEAELDGAERQRADLLLRVPNVPSADTPPGRSDADNVETGRWGEPPQFGFEPLSHTALGELHRIIDLPRGVKPAGSRGYYLRGAGALLHRAVQQLAVDLLLAEGFTLLEVPLALRPEAFRHAGFFPLGEDQVYRLEGEDRYLAGTSEIPLLHYYSGETVDVTRPIRLAAVSSCFRSEAGSAGRDTHGLYRVHQFAKVEQVVLCEADPGAAESLLQEITGHARRLLRLLELPHRTVAVCTGDMSQKTFKQYDIETWMPSRAAYGETHSSSHLLDFQARRAGIRYKDGDGRLRYCYTLNNTAVASPRILIPLLENHQQEDGTVRIPEALRPYMGGLDRLVPPRD from the coding sequence ATGCTGGACATTCATTGGATTCGGGAAAACCAAACGAAGGTGCAGGAGGCAGCCAGGCTTAAGGGCATTCCCTTGAGCGTGGAAGAGCTCCTCGCCTGCGATGACCGCTGGCGGGGGCTGCTGCAGCAGGTGGAGGAGCTCCGCCGCATCCGCAACCGGCATTCGCAGGCGATCCCCGGCTGGCTGCGGGAAGGCCGAAGGGCAGAAGCGGAGGACGCCAAGCGGGAGGTCCGCCGGGTGAACGGCGAGCTGGCTCGGCTCGAAGCGGAGCTGGACGGAGCAGAGCGGCAGCGCGCCGACCTGCTGCTGCGGGTACCGAACGTGCCTTCGGCGGACACCCCGCCGGGGCGCTCGGATGCGGACAACGTAGAGACCGGCCGCTGGGGCGAGCCGCCGCAGTTCGGCTTCGAGCCGCTGAGCCACACCGCCCTCGGGGAGCTGCACCGCATCATCGACCTCCCCCGGGGCGTCAAGCCGGCCGGCAGCCGCGGGTACTACCTGCGCGGAGCGGGAGCCCTGCTCCACCGGGCGGTGCAGCAGCTGGCGGTAGACCTGCTGCTCGCCGAGGGCTTCACGCTGCTCGAGGTGCCCCTTGCGCTCCGGCCGGAGGCGTTCCGCCATGCCGGCTTCTTCCCGCTGGGAGAAGACCAGGTGTACCGCCTTGAGGGAGAGGACCGCTATCTTGCCGGCACCTCGGAGATCCCGCTGCTGCACTATTACAGTGGAGAGACCGTGGACGTCACCCGGCCGATCCGGCTGGCGGCGGTATCGAGCTGCTTCCGCAGCGAAGCGGGCTCGGCCGGCCGGGATACGCACGGTCTGTACCGGGTGCACCAGTTCGCCAAGGTGGAGCAGGTCGTGCTCTGCGAGGCCGACCCCGGAGCCGCGGAATCCCTGCTGCAGGAGATTACGGGACATGCGCGGCGCCTGCTCCGGCTGCTTGAGCTCCCGCACCGCACGGTCGCCGTCTGCACCGGAGACATGTCGCAGAAGACGTTCAAGCAGTACGACATCGAGACCTGGATGCCAAGCCGGGCAGCTTACGGGGAGACTCACTCGTCGTCGCACCTGCTCGACTTCCAGGCCCGCCGGGCGGGCATCCGGTACAAGGACGGGGACGGCCGGCTGCGGTACTGTTATACGCTCAATAATACGGCCGTGGCTTCGCCGCGAATTCTCATTCCCCTGCTGGAGAACCACCAGCAGGAAGACGGCACGGTCCGTATCCCGGAAGCGCTGCGGCCTTATATGGGCGGCCTGGACCGGCTCGTCCCTCCCCGGGACTAA
- a CDS encoding ABC transporter ATP-binding protein, translating into MTFVNRLAWFFRERWVWYLGAVLLMALVNVLGIVPPRMIGSVIDEIRTGALTGDQLQRHVLLLAGLAVFMYIITYIWITTLFGNSLLLERMLRSRLVSHFMRMSPSFFHRNSTGELMALATNDIPSIGQTAGYGVMTLVNTIVGTSVVLITMISLISWKLMLAALIPLPLLTLLISVLGKQTRSRFIAAQAAFGRMNDQALESISGMRVIRSYVQEEHDLASFDRVTRDVMNLNIRVAAIQALFHPAISLIVGMSFIIGIGYGANLVFHHEITLGQLVSFNIYLGMLIWPMIAFGEFINVLQRGTASVDRVTASFAQTPEVQDPEEPVKVDRPESIELRDLTFRYPGASQDSLRGVSVRLESGQTLGLVGRTGSGKSTLLKQLLRYYPVEPGTVLFSGVGIENLSVSEIRSWIGYVPQEHLLLSKSVRDNIALARPDASGEEIARAIAMASFTADIEMLPQGLETIVGENGVMLSGGQKQRISIARALLADPEILILDDSLSAVDARTESAILEALRAERAGRTTLIATHRLSAVMHADRILVLEDGRISEDGTHEELMRRGGWYKEQFERQQLEANLLET; encoded by the coding sequence GTGACGTTTGTAAACCGCTTGGCCTGGTTTTTCCGCGAACGCTGGGTCTGGTATCTCGGTGCCGTCCTGCTTATGGCGCTTGTGAATGTGCTGGGAATCGTGCCGCCCCGGATGATCGGCAGCGTGATCGATGAGATCCGTACGGGGGCGCTGACCGGCGATCAGCTGCAGAGGCATGTGCTACTGCTCGCAGGGCTTGCCGTATTCATGTATATCATCACCTACATCTGGATTACTACGCTGTTCGGCAATTCGCTGCTTCTGGAGCGGATGCTGCGGAGCCGCCTTGTATCCCACTTCATGCGGATGTCGCCATCCTTCTTCCACCGGAACAGCACCGGGGAGCTCATGGCGCTGGCCACCAACGATATTCCTTCGATCGGGCAGACGGCGGGCTATGGCGTGATGACGCTTGTCAATACGATCGTCGGCACGTCGGTGGTGCTCATCACGATGATCTCGCTCATCTCCTGGAAGCTGATGCTGGCCGCGCTGATCCCGCTGCCGCTGCTGACCCTGCTGATCAGCGTACTGGGCAAGCAGACGCGGTCGCGGTTCATCGCGGCGCAGGCCGCCTTCGGGCGGATGAATGACCAGGCGCTGGAGTCCATCTCCGGGATGCGGGTGATTCGCTCTTATGTGCAGGAAGAGCACGACCTGGCCTCTTTTGACCGGGTGACCAGGGACGTCATGAATCTCAATATCCGGGTGGCCGCCATTCAGGCGCTGTTCCATCCCGCCATCTCGCTCATCGTAGGGATGAGCTTCATTATCGGGATCGGCTACGGAGCGAACCTCGTCTTTCATCATGAAATCACGCTGGGCCAGCTCGTATCCTTCAATATTTATCTCGGCATGCTGATCTGGCCGATGATCGCCTTCGGCGAGTTCATCAACGTGCTGCAGCGCGGCACCGCCTCCGTGGACCGGGTGACCGCCAGCTTCGCGCAGACGCCAGAAGTGCAGGATCCGGAGGAGCCGGTGAAGGTCGACCGTCCGGAATCGATCGAACTGCGGGATCTGACCTTCCGCTACCCGGGGGCCTCCCAGGATAGTCTGCGCGGCGTGTCCGTGCGGCTGGAGAGCGGCCAGACGCTCGGACTGGTCGGGCGCACCGGCAGCGGCAAGAGCACCCTGCTCAAGCAGCTCCTCCGCTACTATCCGGTCGAGCCGGGGACTGTGCTGTTCTCCGGCGTCGGGATCGAGAACCTCTCGGTGAGCGAGATCCGGAGCTGGATCGGCTATGTGCCGCAGGAGCATCTGCTTCTCTCGAAGTCGGTGCGGGACAATATCGCTCTCGCCCGGCCTGACGCTTCGGGGGAGGAGATCGCGCGGGCCATTGCGATGGCTTCATTCACCGCCGATATCGAGATGCTGCCCCAGGGGCTCGAGACGATTGTCGGCGAGAACGGTGTCATGCTCTCCGGCGGACAGAAGCAGCGCATCAGTATTGCGCGCGCCCTGCTCGCCGACCCGGAGATTCTGATTCTCGACGATTCCCTGTCGGCCGTGGATGCGCGGACGGAGAGCGCTATTCTGGAGGCGCTGCGGGCCGAGCGAGCAGGGCGGACGACGCTGATCGCCACCCACCGGTTGTCGGCCGTGATGCACGCCGACCGGATTCTGGTGCTTGAGGACGGCAGAATCAGCGAGGATGGCACCCACGAGGAGCTGATGCGGCGCGGCGGCTGGTACAAGGAGCAGTTCGAACGGCAGCAGCTGGAGGCGAACCTGCTCGAAACCTAG
- a CDS encoding ABC transporter ATP-binding protein, whose amino-acid sequence MEPQSNAGEARVPVFRRLLAYALLFKYRIAAALLVLCCAVGAELAGPFIAKTIIDRHIGGIAQPWYEWNVKDVSLPADTRNVELDGVLYVRKDWLDAGAAPGSGPAERPALWREARILQLDSGMYLVRGAGEMTGGSWSAAGEGADAPVLTWKAESGETRQVPARKLTTAETVAFYKYDIPEVIRWLAVFFGLLVLGSALHYIQGFTLQTTALRIIQRMRMDLMNHIQRMPIRYFDSTPIGQVVSRIANDTEAVRDLFMSFMATFVVSSINIVGIYIALFLLDYRLALVTLVFMPLFTVVMYVHLKYSKKYISVMRARLSDMNAMLNESINVMPILQAFRQEKNRMREFNALNEDRYRANIKQIRLFSLSSRNFTGLVGSLFTAGAIWYFGGQSLQSAISFGVFYAFIDYTGRFFQPIIGIFDQLMNAQRAVVSAEKVFGLMDIEGTEVARADEVPRPQGHVKFDNVTFAYKEGEPVLRGITFEAKKGETVALVGHTGSGKSSIMNLLLGFYEPSDGRILIDGQEIRSISKQALRKHMGIVLQDPFLFTGDIKFNVSLYNERIGPQQVRKALADVGAAGFVEALPGGYDERVVERGSTLSAGQRQLISFARALAFDPAILILDEATASIDSETEGLIQEALRVVSAGRTTFVIAHRLSTIREADQILVLHRGEIVERGNHETLMELKGRYYRMYQLQSGGTVQTTTA is encoded by the coding sequence ATGGAACCGCAATCGAATGCAGGGGAAGCGAGAGTCCCGGTCTTCCGGAGGCTACTGGCTTATGCGCTCCTGTTCAAATACCGGATCGCCGCAGCGCTGCTTGTGCTCTGCTGTGCCGTGGGCGCGGAGCTGGCCGGGCCCTTCATCGCGAAGACGATCATCGACCGGCATATCGGGGGGATCGCCCAGCCTTGGTACGAATGGAACGTTAAGGATGTCTCCCTTCCTGCGGATACAAGGAATGTAGAACTGGACGGCGTATTGTATGTTCGCAAAGATTGGTTGGATGCGGGCGCTGCACCGGGATCCGGTCCTGCAGAACGTCCCGCCCTCTGGCGGGAAGCCCGGATTCTGCAGCTGGACAGCGGCATGTACCTGGTCCGGGGAGCGGGAGAGATGACCGGCGGTTCCTGGTCCGCTGCCGGGGAAGGAGCGGACGCGCCGGTACTGACCTGGAAGGCGGAGAGCGGGGAGACCCGGCAGGTGCCGGCGCGCAAGCTGACCACCGCAGAGACGGTGGCGTTCTACAAGTATGATATCCCCGAGGTCATCCGGTGGCTGGCTGTCTTCTTCGGCCTGCTTGTGCTCGGCAGCGCGCTGCATTATATCCAGGGCTTTACGCTGCAGACCACGGCACTGCGGATTATTCAGCGGATGCGGATGGATCTCATGAATCACATCCAGCGCATGCCGATCCGTTATTTTGACAGTACGCCGATCGGCCAGGTCGTCTCGCGGATCGCGAACGACACGGAAGCGGTACGGGACCTGTTCATGAGCTTCATGGCGACCTTCGTGGTCAGCTCGATTAATATTGTCGGCATCTATATCGCCCTGTTCCTGCTCGATTACCGGCTGGCGCTGGTGACGCTGGTGTTCATGCCGCTGTTCACTGTCGTGATGTACGTGCATCTCAAGTATTCCAAAAAGTACATCTCTGTGATGCGCGCACGGCTCAGTGATATGAACGCGATGCTCAACGAATCGATCAACGTCATGCCGATCCTGCAGGCGTTCCGGCAGGAGAAGAACCGCATGCGGGAGTTCAATGCCCTGAACGAGGACCGCTACCGTGCGAACATCAAGCAGATCCGGCTCTTCTCGCTCTCTTCGCGGAACTTTACCGGCTTGGTGGGCTCCCTTTTTACGGCGGGGGCCATCTGGTATTTCGGCGGCCAGTCGCTTCAGTCGGCGATCTCGTTCGGAGTATTCTACGCGTTCATCGATTATACGGGGCGGTTCTTTCAGCCGATCATCGGCATCTTCGATCAGCTCATGAACGCGCAGCGGGCGGTGGTATCCGCAGAGAAGGTGTTCGGCCTGATGGATATTGAGGGCACCGAGGTGGCGAGAGCCGACGAAGTCCCAAGGCCGCAGGGGCATGTGAAATTCGATAACGTCACGTTCGCTTACAAAGAAGGCGAGCCGGTACTGCGCGGCATCACCTTCGAGGCGAAGAAGGGGGAGACGGTAGCGCTGGTGGGGCACACCGGATCGGGCAAAAGCTCGATCATGAACCTCCTGCTCGGTTTCTACGAACCCTCGGACGGGCGTATTCTGATCGACGGGCAGGAGATCCGCAGCATCTCCAAGCAGGCGCTCCGCAAGCATATGGGGATCGTGCTCCAGGATCCGTTCCTGTTTACGGGCGATATCAAGTTCAATGTGTCGCTGTATAACGAGCGCATCGGGCCGCAGCAGGTACGCAAGGCACTGGCGGATGTCGGTGCCGCGGGCTTCGTCGAGGCGCTGCCGGGCGGCTATGACGAGCGGGTCGTCGAGCGCGGGAGCACGCTGTCCGCCGGACAACGGCAGCTCATCTCCTTCGCCAGGGCGCTGGCCTTCGACCCGGCGATCCTCATTCTCGATGAGGCGACCGCTTCGATCGACAGCGAGACCGAAGGGCTCATTCAGGAGGCACTGCGGGTGGTCAGCGCAGGGCGCACGACCTTCGTGATCGCCCACCGGCTCTCGACCATCCGCGAGGCGGATCAGATTCTGGTGCTGCACCGCGGTGAGATCGTCGAACGCGGCAATCACGAGACCTTGATGGAGCTGAAGGGCCGGTATTACCGGATGTACCAGCTCCAGTCGGGCGGTACCGTTCAGACCACAACCGCATAG
- a CDS encoding thiamine diphosphokinase, translated as MMSAAARYVIFSGGTLGSWALRLLQPGDKLIGADRGALFLAEHGLRPDIALGDFDSVTAMELERVRDSSARFLTCDPVMKDLTDTEMAFNWAHEQGAREIVMAGVLGSRWDHSLANVHLLRRGLLAGVPCRIADEYNELQLIGAGTPLKLQKSPHTHVSLLPLTLDVHGITLEGFQYPLHEASLTIGQSLGISNVLVDEAGTVQVREGLLLVIRSRDPEPEAPSLL; from the coding sequence ATGATGAGCGCTGCGGCGCGTTATGTAATTTTCTCCGGAGGCACCCTCGGTTCCTGGGCCCTCCGCCTGCTCCAGCCGGGGGACAAGCTGATCGGAGCCGACCGGGGCGCTCTCTTCCTCGCGGAGCACGGCCTGCGTCCCGATATCGCACTTGGCGATTTTGATTCCGTGACGGCCATGGAGCTGGAGCGGGTACGGGACAGCAGCGCCCGGTTCCTGACCTGTGACCCGGTCATGAAGGATTTGACCGATACCGAGATGGCCTTCAATTGGGCGCACGAACAGGGAGCCCGCGAGATTGTAATGGCGGGAGTGCTCGGCAGCCGATGGGACCACTCGCTGGCGAATGTGCATCTGCTCCGCCGCGGCCTCCTGGCCGGTGTGCCGTGCCGGATCGCCGACGAGTATAACGAACTGCAGCTGATCGGTGCAGGTACGCCGCTGAAGCTGCAGAAGAGCCCCCATACGCACGTCTCCCTGCTCCCGCTGACCTTGGATGTGCACGGCATCACCCTGGAGGGGTTCCAATATCCGCTTCATGAGGCTTCGCTGACCATAGGACAGTCGCTGGGTATCTCCAATGTCCTCGTCGATGAAGCGGGTACGGTGCAGGTTCGGGAAGGCCTGCTGCTCGTCATCCGCAGCCGGGATCCTGAACCGGAAGCCCCTTCCCTGCTGTGA